The following are encoded together in the Lathyrus oleraceus cultivar Zhongwan6 chromosome 3, CAAS_Psat_ZW6_1.0, whole genome shotgun sequence genome:
- the LOC127130309 gene encoding uncharacterized protein LOC127130309 has protein sequence MRNNHKLLMDQLEQNQAAMREDMTTVKAQMGHLVEALQALARRQEEMRQANLRASTANPIVVTIPVNPPGEASTPAVAHAPPERGMVYKNANQTFNIPANERFQPEIDDQQDAFFTTKADSVYEAFGPSPADLERRFQMMEERFKAMQGPDTFRLNAADMCLVPDVKIPPKFKVPSFEKYQGVTCLKTHIRAFCRKMAAHSNDEKFLMHFFQDNLSGTSLEWYMQLERTHIRTWRELAEAFLKHYQYNSDMAPNQTQLQSLSQKPY, from the coding sequence ATGCGCAATAATCATAAATTGCTCATGGATCAGTTGGAGCAGAATCAGGCTGCTATGAGGGAGGATATGACCACTGTGAAGGCTCAGATGGGTCATCTCGTTGAAGCCCTACAAGCTCTGGCTAGGAGACAAGAGGAAATGCGTCAGGCTAATCTGAGAGCCTCTACTGCCAACCCAATTGTTGTGACTATACCGGTGAATCCACCAGGAGAAGCTAGTACGCCTGCTGTAGCTCATGCACCTCCCGAAAGAGGTATGGTGTATAAAAATGCTAATCAGACATTCAATATCCCCGCCAATGAGAGATTCCAACCTGAGATTGACGATCAGCAGGATGCTTTCTTCACTACAAAGGCTGACTCAGTTTATGAAGCTTTTGGTCCTTCTCCTGCTGACCTCGAAAGGAGATTTCAAATGATGGAGGAGAGATTCAAGGCAATGCAAGGTCCTGATACCTTTAGGTTGAATGCTGCCGACATGTGCCTAGTGCCAGACGTGAAAATTCCTCCCAAGTTCAAAGTCCCGAGCTTTGAAAAGTATCAAGGGGTCACTTGTCTAAAGACCCACATCCGAGCTTTCTGTAGAAAGATGGCCGCTCATTCTAATGACGAGAAATTCTTAATGCACTTTTTCCAGGACAATCTTAGTGGAACTTCTCTGGAATGGTATATGCAGCTCGAGCGCACGCATATACGAACCTGGAGGGAACTTGCTGAAGCCTTCTTGAAGCATTATCAGTATAACTCAGACATGGCTCCCAATCAGACTCAGCTCCAAAGCCTCTCTCAAAAGCCATATTAA